The following are from one region of the Lacinutrix sp. Bg11-31 genome:
- a CDS encoding type I restriction-modification system subunit M: protein MWNITNALRGNMDADDFRDYILGFIFYKYLSRKMELYANVILKPDGLDYDTVEAHPEAEALLEAIKFEALDKLGYFLKPSELFSELAKRGNSGNKNNFILGDLANVLTNIEQSTMGSESEDDFGNLFEDLDLTSSKLGKTEDTKNELIVKVLTHLEGIDFDLENTDSDILGDAYEYLIGQFASGAGKKADEFYTPQQVSKILAQLVTTGKTKLKSVYDPTCGSGSLLLRVAKEVGDVGEFYGQESNPTTYNLCRMNMIMHDIHYKRFDIYNEDTLVNPSPNHIDKRFEAIVANPPFSANWSASPLFMSDDRFSAYGKLAPKSKADFAFVQHMVHQLDANGTMACVLPHGVLFRGAAEGHIRKFLIEDKNYLDAVIGLPANIFYGTSIPTCILVLKKKREQPENILFIDASQHFEKVKNQNVLRENNAFNDIENIVNTYRNRETKDKYSYNATLAEVKENDYNLNTPRYVDAFEEEEPIDLTTVAKYLKALDKDITKTDATIADFCKQLNIDTPF, encoded by the coding sequence CTGTGGAATATTACCAACGCCCTTCGTGGTAATATGGATGCAGACGATTTTAGAGATTATATACTAGGCTTTATTTTTTACAAATATTTAAGTCGAAAAATGGAACTCTACGCCAACGTAATTTTAAAACCAGACGGTTTAGATTACGATACTGTAGAAGCACATCCAGAAGCCGAAGCATTACTAGAAGCCATTAAATTTGAAGCTTTAGACAAACTAGGTTATTTCCTTAAACCAAGCGAGCTGTTTAGCGAGTTGGCAAAACGTGGTAATTCGGGTAACAAAAACAACTTTATTTTGGGCGATTTAGCAAACGTGCTAACCAACATAGAGCAAAGTACCATGGGAAGCGAAAGCGAAGACGATTTTGGTAACTTATTTGAAGACTTAGATTTAACAAGTAGTAAACTAGGTAAAACCGAAGACACCAAAAACGAACTCATAGTAAAAGTATTAACCCATTTAGAAGGTATCGATTTCGATTTAGAAAACACAGATAGTGATATTTTAGGAGATGCTTACGAGTATTTAATTGGGCAATTTGCAAGTGGCGCAGGAAAAAAAGCAGACGAATTTTACACACCACAACAAGTCTCTAAAATACTAGCGCAATTAGTAACTACAGGTAAAACCAAATTAAAAAGCGTGTACGATCCAACTTGCGGTTCGGGTTCGTTATTATTACGTGTTGCCAAAGAAGTAGGAGATGTAGGCGAGTTTTATGGGCAAGAAAGCAACCCAACCACGTATAACTTGTGCAGAATGAATATGATTATGCACGACATACACTACAAACGTTTCGATATTTATAACGAAGACACCTTAGTAAACCCAAGCCCTAACCATATAGACAAACGTTTTGAAGCCATAGTTGCCAATCCGCCATTTTCGGCAAACTGGAGCGCAAGCCCATTGTTTATGAGCGACGATCGATTTTCGGCATACGGTAAACTAGCACCAAAATCGAAAGCCGATTTTGCATTTGTGCAACACATGGTTCACCAATTAGACGCTAATGGTACAATGGCTTGTGTATTACCACATGGTGTGTTGTTTAGAGGTGCAGCCGAAGGACACATACGTAAGTTTTTAATAGAAGATAAAAACTACCTAGACGCAGTAATAGGTTTGCCAGCAAATATATTTTATGGTACAAGCATACCAACTTGTATTTTGGTGCTTAAAAAGAAGCGCGAGCAACCAGAAAACATTTTATTTATAGACGCAAGCCAACATTTTGAAAAAGTAAAAAACCAAAATGTATTAAGAGAAAATAATGCGTTTAACGATATTGAAAACATTGTTAACACCTACAGAAACCGTGAAACAAAAGACAAATACAGTTATAATGCCACTTTAGCCGAAGTTAAAGAAAACGACTACAACCTAAACACACCACGTTACGTAGATGCTTTTGAAGAAGAAGAACCCATAGACTTAACAACAGTAGCAAAATACTTAAAAGCATTAGATAAAGACATTACAAAAACAGATGCAACCATTGCAGACTTTTGCAAACAGTTAAACATTGATACTCCTTTTTAA
- the msrA gene encoding peptide-methionine (S)-S-oxide reductase MsrA gives MKANNLQLATFGGGCFWCTEAVFQEVKGVEKVVSGYSSGNKTRQPTYLEICSGLSGFAEVIQITFNANVISYEDILVIFMTTHDPTTLNQQGADRGTQYRSVIYYHNEKQKEIANSVTKEITSYYENPVVTEISALAIFYEAEKEHQNFYRSNQERVYCGFVIIPKLAKLRKLHADKLK, from the coding sequence ATGAAAGCTAACAACTTACAATTGGCCACTTTTGGTGGTGGTTGTTTTTGGTGTACAGAAGCTGTATTTCAAGAAGTAAAAGGCGTTGAGAAAGTAGTCTCTGGTTATTCTAGTGGTAATAAAACTAGACAACCAACCTATCTCGAAATATGTTCTGGATTAAGTGGTTTTGCAGAAGTAATACAAATTACTTTTAATGCAAATGTGATTTCTTATGAAGACATTCTCGTAATATTTATGACCACACACGATCCTACAACCTTAAATCAACAAGGTGCAGATAGAGGTACACAATACCGATCGGTTATTTATTATCATAACGAGAAACAAAAAGAAATTGCAAATAGTGTAACTAAGGAGATTACTAGCTATTACGAAAATCCAGTAGTAACAGAAATTAGTGCTTTAGCTATTTTTTATGAAGCTGAAAAAGAACATCAAAATTTCTACAGAAGTAACCAAGAACGAGTTTATTGTGGTTTTGTAATCATTCCAAAATTAGCAAAGCTTAGAAAACTTCATGCTGATAAGCTTAAATAA
- a CDS encoding peroxiredoxin yields the protein MSNTTKQESIQRAQEFNVQHWIDANGNKTEQIKLSDFKGQFKILYCFQSWCPGCHSKGLPDLKKMVDAMQDKKNIQFLAIQTVFEGHESNTYEKMVETQKKYDLKIPFGHDAGNDGKSRSNIMTNYKTGGIPWFIIVDKHDNVVFSDFHLNPDAAIQFLKTL from the coding sequence ATGTCGAACACAACAAAACAAGAATCTATACAACGCGCACAAGAATTTAATGTACAACATTGGATTGATGCCAACGGAAATAAAACAGAACAAATAAAACTATCCGATTTTAAAGGACAATTTAAAATACTATATTGTTTCCAGAGTTGGTGTCCAGGTTGCCATAGCAAAGGACTGCCAGATTTAAAGAAAATGGTAGATGCTATGCAGGATAAAAAAAATATTCAGTTTTTAGCAATACAAACAGTTTTTGAAGGTCATGAAAGCAATACCTATGAAAAAATGGTAGAAACTCAGAAAAAATACGATTTAAAAATACCATTTGGTCATGATGCTGGAAACGATGGGAAATCACGTTCTAATATTATGACAAACTATAAAACTGGAGGAATACCATGGTTTATTATAGTTGATAAACATGATAATGTTGTATTTAGTGATTTTCATTTAAATCCAGATGCAGCTATTCAGTTTTTAAAAACACTATAA
- a CDS encoding PolC-type DNA polymerase III codes for MNWFKHKTYPNFYNAYAESFKHQRKSLEATRFVVFDTETTGLNPNQDYILSIGTVTVQDFNINVADSLECYLQQDHFNAETVEIHGLLKAGNITKIEETKAIKLFLKHIEGAVLVAHHIAFDVAMINQALKRMDLPKLKNKLVDTGQLYKNTKYVKEDKHYSLDQLCNTFNITMHDRHTASGDAYLTAVLFLKLSALLKKKKNRDLRLRDY; via the coding sequence ATGAACTGGTTTAAACATAAAACATATCCTAATTTTTATAACGCTTACGCGGAAAGTTTTAAACATCAAAGGAAATCTTTAGAAGCGACACGCTTTGTTGTGTTCGATACCGAAACTACAGGACTCAATCCAAACCAAGATTATATTCTATCTATTGGTACAGTAACAGTACAAGACTTTAATATAAACGTAGCAGATAGTTTAGAGTGTTACCTACAACAAGATCATTTTAATGCAGAAACAGTAGAAATACATGGTCTTTTAAAAGCTGGCAATATTACTAAGATTGAAGAGACAAAAGCCATTAAACTCTTTTTAAAACATATTGAAGGTGCTGTTTTGGTTGCACATCATATTGCGTTTGACGTTGCTATGATAAACCAAGCCTTAAAACGCATGGACTTACCAAAACTTAAAAACAAATTAGTAGATACAGGACAGCTTTATAAAAACACAAAATACGTAAAAGAGGATAAACACTATAGTTTAGACCAACTATGCAATACTTTTAATATTACAATGCACGATAGACATACTGCTTCTGGAGATGCATATTTAACTGCTGTGTTGTTTTTAAAGTTATCTGCTTTACTTAAGAAGAAGAAAAATCGAGATTTGAGGTTAAGGGATTACTAA
- the msrB gene encoding peptide-methionine (R)-S-oxide reductase MsrB, with product MLTWKNVINFTIKDNPKPDRSVEKTESQWRTLLTPEQFRITRQKGTEVAHSGALCSIYEEGQYNCVCCNTALFDSTIKFSSGTGWPSFTQPIKSNAIKYLKNTAFGMVRVEVMCNNCEAHLGHVFPDGPEPSGLRYCINSESMQLEKGTKNES from the coding sequence ATGCTTACTTGGAAAAATGTAATTAATTTTACTATAAAGGACAATCCAAAGCCTGACAGATCTGTCGAAAAAACGGAAAGCCAATGGAGAACACTACTTACTCCAGAACAATTTAGAATTACCAGACAAAAAGGAACAGAAGTTGCACATAGTGGAGCACTCTGTAGTATTTATGAAGAAGGACAATATAATTGTGTGTGTTGCAACACTGCATTATTCGATTCTACCATAAAATTTAGCTCTGGAACTGGTTGGCCAAGTTTTACACAACCTATTAAAAGTAATGCCATTAAGTATTTAAAAAATACTGCATTTGGTATGGTTCGCGTAGAAGTTATGTGTAATAATTGCGAGGCACATTTAGGACATGTTTTTCCTGATGGTCCAGAACCTAGTGGTTTACGCTATTGTATTAATTCTGAATCTATGCAATTAGAGAAAGGGACAAAAAATGAAAGCTAA
- a CDS encoding GIY-YIG nuclease family protein: protein MKSGFIYILTNKNKTTLYVGVTSNLIQRIN from the coding sequence ATGAAATCGGGTTTTATTTACATACTTACTAATAAAAACAAGACAACTTTGTATGTAGGTGTTACTTCAAATTTAATCCAGCGTATTAATTAG
- a CDS encoding DUF6567 family protein: protein MKKISFLFVVMSLFLTSCATHYGLPKNYNQNTTEVVLTKKNFKVVKLVKGEAQATYIFGIGGLAKNGLIAEAKAKMLKSAGMEGAARTVVNEIVEVKTSGFLFVNKYKVIVSGQIVEFTE from the coding sequence ATGAAAAAAATTTCTTTTCTATTTGTTGTAATGTCTTTGTTTTTAACAAGTTGTGCAACTCATTATGGATTACCAAAAAACTACAACCAAAATACTACAGAAGTAGTACTAACTAAAAAGAATTTTAAAGTTGTAAAATTGGTAAAAGGCGAAGCACAAGCCACTTACATTTTTGGTATTGGAGGATTGGCCAAAAACGGATTAATAGCAGAAGCTAAAGCAAAAATGTTGAAATCTGCAGGTATGGAAGGTGCTGCTAGAACAGTAGTAAACGAAATAGTAGAGGTTAAAACATCAGGGTTTTTATTTGTAAATAAATACAAAGTTATAGTCTCTGGGCAAATAGTTGAGTTTACAGAGTAA
- a CDS encoding ATP-binding protein, with the protein MKLKKTFLFFLLALLNLTLVYCQQKQDSLPYYYALSKDSKHTIEEKLGYVGKVIRLAKSKNNYDYELKGYNRKSYLLGNLKHYDSAIVNANLLLAKSIKLSNSKYILKANRKLGDYHRLNDSLLLAFKYYKAHKNFSLVKGDTLSVITNLRWIASIEKKFDVPYESQSSAVEALSLIDNIKNKNAKIIEAEIGLYNHLGLIYGELDNYEKGLESYNKVIEITTNLEHKSIARNNKGNIYKAQEKYELALKEFDYAYQSSLNTKDEKQKSRYLSNLGLVKSKLNLPDALLNIKDALALRVQEDYKLGMYSSYMHLSEYYSDRKDTKEALSYTNKAYNLSLQLNSESDQVEALGILIDLGDNSKVKEYKSLVSTVFKLKQLNSNKFASTKYNYYKNERALKEAALESKNQKSFKLIYLLLSIIILSVSVFLYFILKAKHRKQKRQEIYNTETRISKTVHDEVANDIYHVMTKLQSGNDLNEEVLDDMESIYNRTRDISNQNSAIVLNDTFDTILSDLLLNYKSETVSIITKDLSKITWDAISNTKKKIIYRVLQELMVNMKKHSEATIVVLKFRKQGRKISIDYKDNGKGLPIKKGNGLANVESRIKSINGTFTFESENNKGFKATIRI; encoded by the coding sequence ATGAAATTAAAAAAGACATTCCTCTTTTTTTTGTTAGCGCTATTAAATCTTACACTAGTGTATTGCCAACAAAAGCAAGACAGTTTACCATATTATTATGCTTTAAGTAAGGATAGTAAGCATACAATTGAAGAAAAATTAGGGTATGTTGGTAAAGTTATACGTTTAGCGAAATCTAAAAACAATTACGACTATGAATTAAAAGGCTATAACCGAAAAAGTTATCTTTTAGGTAATTTAAAGCACTATGATAGTGCAATAGTAAATGCAAATTTACTTTTAGCAAAGAGTATTAAGTTAAGTAATTCTAAATATATATTAAAAGCTAATAGAAAATTAGGAGACTATCACAGGCTTAATGACAGTTTATTGTTAGCCTTTAAATATTACAAAGCTCATAAGAATTTTAGCTTGGTTAAAGGCGATACGTTAAGTGTAATTACAAATTTAAGATGGATTGCTAGTATTGAGAAAAAATTTGATGTGCCTTACGAAAGTCAAAGTTCTGCAGTTGAAGCTTTAAGTTTAATAGACAATATTAAGAATAAGAATGCTAAAATTATTGAAGCAGAAATTGGCCTATATAATCATTTAGGTCTTATTTATGGAGAGTTAGATAATTACGAGAAAGGACTCGAAAGTTATAATAAAGTAATAGAGATTACTACTAATCTTGAGCATAAAAGTATTGCGAGAAACAACAAAGGAAATATTTATAAAGCACAAGAGAAATACGAACTTGCATTAAAAGAATTCGATTATGCATATCAAAGCAGTTTAAATACAAAAGACGAGAAACAAAAATCGAGATATTTAAGTAACCTAGGATTAGTAAAATCTAAATTAAATTTACCAGATGCATTACTTAATATTAAAGACGCTTTAGCACTTAGAGTGCAAGAAGATTATAAACTGGGTATGTATTCAAGTTATATGCATTTATCAGAATATTATAGCGATAGAAAAGATACTAAAGAAGCTTTGTCTTATACTAACAAAGCCTACAATCTGTCTTTACAATTAAACTCGGAAAGCGATCAAGTTGAGGCCTTGGGTATTTTAATAGATTTGGGAGACAATAGTAAAGTTAAAGAATATAAAAGTTTGGTAAGTACAGTGTTTAAGCTTAAACAATTAAACAGTAATAAATTTGCATCAACAAAATATAACTATTATAAAAATGAAAGAGCATTAAAAGAAGCAGCATTAGAAAGTAAAAACCAAAAGAGTTTTAAGTTAATATACCTCTTGCTTTCAATTATAATACTATCTGTTTCCGTTTTTTTATACTTCATCTTAAAAGCCAAACACAGAAAACAAAAACGTCAAGAAATTTACAATACCGAAACACGTATTTCTAAAACAGTACACGATGAAGTCGCTAACGATATTTATCATGTTATGACAAAGCTACAAAGTGGTAATGATTTAAATGAAGAAGTACTCGACGATATGGAAAGCATTTACAATAGAACACGAGACATTTCTAACCAAAATAGTGCTATTGTACTTAACGATACTTTCGATACTATTCTTTCAGACTTATTACTAAATTACAAAAGCGAAACTGTAAGTATTATTACAAAAGACCTCTCTAAAATTACTTGGGATGCTATTTCTAACACTAAGAAAAAAATAATTTACAGAGTACTTCAAGAATTAATGGTAAATATGAAAAAACATAGCGAAGCCACAATAGTAGTACTAAAGTTTCGTAAACAAGGTCGAAAAATCTCTATAGATTATAAAGATAATGGCAAAGGTTTACCAATAAAAAAAGGAAATGGACTTGCCAATGTGGAAAGCCGCATTAAATCTATAAATGGAACATTTACTTTTGAATCTGAAAATAATAAAGGCTTTAAAGCCACGATAAGAATTTAA
- a CDS encoding fumarylacetoacetate hydrolase family protein: MFLKAESALVTNNADISFPSITNELAYEVELVAKIGTQGKDVALEDANSYISKITVGIDFTAKDVLAASRANKGPWALAKGFDGASPASNFKPASGFTDLNAINFDLKINNEQKQVEHTDFMIYSFAKIITYVSKFMTLEPGDLIFTGAPAKGVGLTEKGNHHQASIEGELLLDFKLV, translated from the coding sequence ATTTTTTTAAAAGCTGAAAGCGCTCTAGTTACTAATAATGCAGATATTTCTTTTCCATCAATTACTAACGAATTAGCTTACGAGGTTGAACTCGTTGCTAAAATTGGAACGCAAGGTAAAGACGTCGCTTTAGAAGATGCTAATAGTTATATTTCTAAAATTACTGTTGGTATCGATTTTACAGCTAAAGATGTATTAGCAGCAAGTAGAGCAAATAAAGGACCTTGGGCTTTGGCTAAAGGTTTTGATGGTGCTTCTCCTGCTTCTAACTTTAAACCTGCTAGTGGTTTTACAGATTTAAATGCTATTAATTTTGATTTGAAAATTAACAACGAACAAAAACAAGTAGAACATACAGATTTCATGATTTACTCTTTTGCCAAAATCATTACTTACGTTTCTAAGTTTATGACTTTAGAGCCTGGAGACCTTATTTTTACTGGTGCTCCTGCTAAAGGTGTTGGTCTAACCGAAAAAGGAAATCATCACCAAGCGTCTATAGAAGGTGAACTTTTATTAGATTTTAAATTAGTATAA
- a CDS encoding DUF294 nucleotidyltransferase-like domain-containing protein: MKNTIAERILDFLKGFPPFDALTYDQLFTIASQVKVLYLEKDSYVFKQNEGLHDSFYVVKDGGIGVYRDNNLVDECDEGDIFGLRALIRKDHYLLDAKAIEESIVYSMSSKVLEDIIITNPKANQFLIASFATNTRNPYSKEDKGTLFANEDFLQPNTSSFSEIQSAKFSKNPIVCQAHTIIKEACLVMSHNKVGSIVITQNKQPIGIITDKDLRNKIATGLHAITHKVEAIMSTPVITFPPTITVAEAQIAMLKNDISHLCITKDGTPNSELIGILSEHDIIVIHGNNPSVLIKEIKRATSTEQLKYIREKAQELLNNYIEQHIPISFIANIISAINEAITKRIITLSITETNQEPPVPFAWLAIGSQGRKEQLLLTDQDNALVFEDVAENQKEIANAYFLTLAKAINNKLNTVGFELCPANMMASNPKWCLTVSEWKAQFKNWVTHPDADKIMLCNIFFDYDMVYGNHQLVDEMSSSIFEAIESYEIFLNFMSRNALKNPAPLSFFRSFLVEDSGEHKDQFDIKARAIMPLVDAARILVLSHKIKDINSTIARYQKMETLEPQNKDLYASCISAFRILLRFRTQQGLKHDDSGRFIDVNSLSKADRLKLKGCFKPIKDIQELLKTRFKLSQLL; encoded by the coding sequence ATGAAAAACACGATTGCCGAACGTATTTTAGATTTCCTAAAAGGATTCCCTCCTTTTGATGCTTTAACTTATGACCAATTATTTACTATTGCGTCTCAGGTTAAAGTACTGTATCTAGAAAAAGATAGTTATGTTTTTAAGCAAAATGAAGGTTTACATGATTCCTTTTACGTTGTAAAAGATGGTGGTATTGGTGTCTATAGAGATAATAACTTGGTAGACGAGTGCGACGAAGGTGATATCTTCGGTTTAAGAGCCTTAATACGTAAAGACCACTACTTATTAGATGCCAAAGCAATTGAGGAAAGTATTGTGTACAGCATGTCTTCTAAAGTATTAGAAGATATTATTATTACAAACCCAAAAGCCAATCAGTTTTTAATTGCAAGTTTTGCAACCAATACACGTAATCCATATTCCAAAGAAGACAAAGGAACCCTTTTTGCTAATGAAGATTTTTTACAACCCAATACCTCTAGTTTTTCGGAAATACAATCGGCTAAGTTCTCTAAAAATCCAATTGTATGTCAAGCACATACTATTATAAAAGAAGCTTGTTTAGTCATGAGCCATAATAAAGTAGGCTCCATAGTTATCACCCAGAACAAGCAACCCATTGGTATTATTACAGACAAAGATTTACGTAATAAAATAGCAACAGGTTTACATGCTATTACTCATAAAGTAGAAGCGATTATGTCGACTCCTGTTATTACATTTCCGCCAACCATTACAGTTGCCGAAGCACAAATAGCCATGTTAAAAAACGACATTTCACATTTGTGTATTACAAAAGATGGCACGCCAAATTCTGAATTAATTGGTATTCTATCTGAACATGATATTATTGTTATCCATGGTAATAATCCTTCAGTATTAATAAAAGAAATTAAACGTGCTACCTCAACAGAACAACTAAAATACATTCGCGAGAAAGCACAAGAACTCCTTAATAATTATATCGAGCAACACATACCAATTTCGTTTATTGCTAATATTATTTCGGCTATCAACGAAGCCATTACCAAACGTATTATTACCTTAAGCATTACCGAAACCAATCAAGAACCTCCTGTTCCATTTGCTTGGCTAGCAATTGGTAGTCAAGGCAGAAAAGAACAATTACTACTCACAGATCAAGACAATGCATTAGTGTTTGAAGATGTTGCTGAGAACCAAAAGGAAATCGCCAATGCTTATTTTCTAACACTAGCAAAAGCCATTAATAACAAACTAAATACGGTTGGTTTCGAATTGTGTCCTGCTAATATGATGGCTAGCAACCCTAAATGGTGTTTAACGGTTTCAGAATGGAAAGCACAATTTAAAAACTGGGTTACACATCCAGATGCCGACAAAATAATGCTCTGTAATATCTTTTTCGATTACGATATGGTTTATGGTAATCATCAATTGGTAGATGAAATGTCTAGTAGCATTTTCGAAGCGATAGAAAGTTATGAAATTTTCTTAAATTTCATGAGTCGTAACGCTTTAAAAAACCCAGCTCCTTTAAGCTTTTTTAGGAGTTTCCTAGTCGAAGATTCTGGTGAACATAAAGACCAATTTGATATTAAAGCACGTGCTATTATGCCACTTGTAGATGCAGCACGCATACTCGTCTTGTCTCATAAAATAAAAGACATAAATAGTACTATTGCTCGTTATCAAAAAATGGAAACTCTAGAACCACAAAACAAAGACTTATATGCATCTTGTATTTCAGCGTTTAGAATTTTACTACGTTTTAGAACACAACAAGGTTTAAAGCATGACGATTCAGGACGCTTTATAGACGTTAATAGTTTAAGTAAAGCCGATAGGCTAAAACTTAAAGGCTGTTTTAAACCTATAAAAGATATTCAAGAACTATTAAAAACACGTTTTAAACTCTCACAATTACTATAG
- a CDS encoding response regulator transcription factor — MFKKVLIADDLGSINQGVTTVLNALGINNIEQVQYCDDAVLKIKRAVLDNVPFDLVITDLSFVIDHRAQKLTSGDALAKFINNNYPELKVIVYSVEDRLQRVRTLIKTDQVNAYVCKGRRGLIEIEKAITAVYLNQLFVSPQVAQALSKKSNLDIDDYDITLAKQLSHGKDQKGISAYLVANNITPSSVSSIEKHLTKLRIHFKADNATHLVSIMKDLGLI; from the coding sequence ATGTTTAAAAAAGTTTTAATTGCAGACGATCTAGGAAGTATTAATCAAGGTGTAACCACAGTATTAAATGCTTTAGGTATTAATAATATAGAGCAAGTGCAGTATTGTGATGATGCAGTACTAAAAATTAAACGTGCAGTTTTAGACAATGTACCTTTCGATTTGGTAATAACAGATCTCTCCTTTGTAATAGACCATAGAGCGCAAAAACTAACCTCTGGAGATGCATTAGCAAAATTTATTAATAACAATTATCCAGAACTTAAAGTTATTGTTTACTCTGTAGAAGATAGGTTGCAACGCGTACGCACTTTAATTAAAACAGACCAAGTTAATGCCTATGTATGTAAAGGCAGACGTGGTTTAATAGAAATAGAAAAAGCCATAACTGCAGTATACCTAAACCAATTGTTTGTGTCGCCTCAAGTAGCACAAGCACTAAGTAAAAAATCTAATCTAGATATAGACGATTACGATATTACATTGGCAAAACAACTCTCTCATGGTAAAGACCAAAAAGGCATAAGTGCCTATTTAGTAGCCAATAATATTACACCAAGTAGTGTAAGCTCTATAGAGAAACACTTAACCAAATTACGCATTCATTTTAAAGCAGATAATGCAACGCATTTAGTTTCTATAATGAAGGACTTAGGTTTAATATAA
- a CDS encoding glutaredoxin domain-containing protein, producing the protein MNNIPVIKLYGASGCHKTNYYKILLDKTELPYQFLDVEKNEDHAEELRGLYDNRKLNFPTITIGKKKLRNPYKEDLEKWLNKLIPSKLTIIE; encoded by the coding sequence ATGAATAACATTCCAGTAATAAAATTATATGGTGCTTCTGGTTGTCATAAAACAAATTATTATAAAATTTTGTTAGATAAAACTGAGTTGCCATATCAATTTTTAGATGTAGAAAAAAATGAAGATCATGCAGAAGAACTGCGTGGTCTTTATGACAATAGAAAACTTAATTTTCCAACAATAACAATAGGGAAAAAGAAGTTAAGAAATCCATATAAAGAAGATTTAGAAAAATGGTTAAATAAACTCATACCAAGTAAATTAACTATAATTGAATAA
- a CDS encoding NYN domain-containing protein: protein MDIKLAVLIDGDNIPSANVKEMMEEIAKYGNPTIKRIYGDWTKPNLNKWKSLLLENAITPIQQYGYTTGKNATDSAMIIDAMDILYSEKVDGFCLVSSDSDFTRLATRLREAGMKVYGIGEKKTPNPFIVACDKFIYIEILKHQTSENELEPVDKTTASKNDYDKITLKEVRFIESTIDDVADDDGWAFLGDVGSLLQKKQPNFDSRNYGFKKLTPLIKSITTLELERREDSRGHKKLIYVKIKEVKNKGKKK from the coding sequence ATAGATATAAAATTAGCAGTACTTATTGATGGAGATAATATACCATCTGCCAATGTAAAAGAAATGATGGAGGAGATTGCTAAATACGGTAACCCAACGATTAAACGTATTTATGGTGATTGGACGAAACCAAACCTAAACAAATGGAAAAGTCTGTTGCTAGAAAATGCGATTACACCAATACAGCAATACGGTTACACAACTGGTAAAAATGCTACAGATTCTGCAATGATTATTGATGCTATGGATATTTTATATTCTGAAAAAGTTGATGGTTTTTGTTTAGTATCTAGTGACAGCGATTTTACACGTCTAGCAACACGTTTACGCGAAGCAGGAATGAAAGTCTATGGCATAGGAGAGAAGAAAACACCTAATCCGTTTATTGTGGCTTGCGACAAGTTTATATACATTGAAATTTTAAAACACCAAACGTCTGAAAACGAATTAGAACCTGTAGATAAAACAACAGCGTCTAAAAACGACTACGATAAAATAACACTTAAAGAAGTTAGATTTATAGAATCTACAATAGATGATGTTGCAGATGATGATGGTTGGGCATTTTTAGGAGATGTTGGAAGTTTACTACAAAAGAAACAGCCTAATTTTGATTCTAGGAATTATGGTTTTAAAAAGCTAACACCTTTAATAAAATCTATTACAACTTTAGAATTAGAACGAAGAGAGGATTCTAGAGGACATAAGAAACTTATTTATGTTAAGATTAAGGAGGTAAAGAATAAAGGTAAGAAGAAGTAA